From Prevotella sp. oral taxon 299 str. F0039:
CTACGAAATCAGTTTTGTTTTTGGTGAAAGTGTTGTTGCCATTGTTGAGGTATAGCAAGGCTTTACTATTCCAAGAATAAAGCGAAGAAGCTCCTGTTATGAATAAATCCATGAGTCCATCAGCGTTAGCATCAACCCACATTATTTGTCCTTTCTCTGTTCCTGCAACGCTACCGCCCACACTTGTGTCGGCTTTAATGTCGGTAAAGGTTCCATCTCCATTGTTTTTATAAACAGATAGATAAGTTCCTCCAGCAGAATCGCTCCATCCACTTATCGCTAAGTCGATGTAGCCATCGTTGTTAAAGTCGGTAGCTGCAAGTGTTCCGTTGCGTTGTGCTGCTAAACCTGAATTGTTTTTCTTTGTGAAAGAGCCTGTACCTTGATTATTAAGGTAGAGCACAGGGTTACCAGATTTATCGAAAGTAACAATATCTTGCCAGCCATCTGAATTGAAATCTGCAACAGAAACTAAGCCAGTGTAACGTATTTCCTTGTTATCATCGTTATCTAATTCAATATCTTCAATAGTGAAATTACTTACTTTCACCATCTTTTTACCCATCTCGTTGCGGTAAAGTTCTGCGCCACGAGATGCAGAAAGCAACATGTCGGGGTAGCCATCGTTGTTGTAGTCGATAGGAGTTACAACCTTATGCCAGCCATTTGATATTTCGAAAGGAATTTTAGTGGAAAGCGACTGACCTGTATTTATTAAGGTAAAAACTTCTGGATTCCAGTCCTTATCAAGGTTTCTGCCTTTAACAAGCAAGTCCATTTTTCCGTCAGCATTGATATCTGCGAAGGCATGATTGCCCTGAAACATATTTGAAGTGGTAGGGATTGTAACCTTAGAGAAGGTTGGTTTCTCTACTTTGTCTGCTGCTTTTAGCCCTGTAGAAGAGAGAGTTGCAACTAAAAGCATAATTGGTAATCGGTAGTTCATATTTTATAGCTTTTAAGTTATTTGTATCCTTCGTTCTGATCGGTCTCTTTCATGTCTGGATTTTGTTGTAATTCAGTGAGAGGAATAGGAAGAATGGTGTTGTAAGAATGTATGGTTGCGAAACGTTTCGACCACTCGTTGCGTTGTTTTACAAGCTTTTCAAAGTTTCCTGTACGCACTAAATCGATACGTCTCCATTGCTCTCCGAAGAGTTCACGCATGCGTTCGTCCATTATTTGTGTACGGAATTCTTCCTTACTCATTGCTGTCCATTGCTTATCTGCAGGCAAAGAGCCACCCCAAGCACGTTTTCTGATGGTTGTGTTGATGAGGTTAATGGCTTCAGTTGTGCGGCCAAGCTCGTTTAAACATTCGGCATTGAGAAGTAATACGTCTGCATAACGCAACCAAGGAATATTCTTTCCAGAGTGCCACATGTTGTTAACACCAAGTCCAGAATGGCTATCTGTGCGGAAATCTTCATACTTCTTTATGTGAGGAAGTAGCTCATCGTAGTCGTTTCCAAGTCCTTCCCATTCCAATCCTTGAAGAGTTGGAGTCTCACCATTAAACCAAGTGAAGTCGGTACGTATGCTTTCGGCCATTCTAAGGTCGCCATCTTCCCAAACACCACCATCTGCTTTGGTTGAATAAGCATATTTAGTGGGTACAGCATGGTCGTATCCTGCAAAGTAACAAGCATCTGTAAACTTGCTTTGTGCAGCACGACTACCTATTTGGAACTGTATTTGATTGTTGTCGGGAGAGGCATTTTTGAATTGAAACTCAAAGATAGACTCTGGTGTATTTTGCTTGTTGTAGTCCCAAAGGTCTGCAAAGTCTTCATTAAGTCTAAATTTTCCAGACTTAATAATTTCATCAAAGCATTCTTGAGCCTTTGCAAAATCACGCAAACCAGTTTCTTCAGGAGCCGACATAAGTGCCTTTCCAAGCATGGTAAGGGCTGCCCATCGAGTGGCACGACCAGGCTTTTGGGTTTCAGGACAATACTTAGCAGCTTCTTGGAAGTCGTTAATTATAAACTGCCATGTGTCTTTAAGCGACTGACGTCCATAGCCTAATTGCTCTGTTTTGCCCATGTCTATGGTTGGAATACGTCCCCAATACATCGCCAACTGATAGTCTACACAACCACGTAAGAATGATGCTTCGCCATAAATCTTTGCTTGCTCTTTGTTGGTTTGTAAGCTATTGTTATTCAATGCGTGAATAATTTTAGCCGCAGAAGTAACGCATGGCCAGCGATTGTTCCACTCATTGGTGATTCTTTCGTGCTGACTGTTAAGGTTTGCGTCGAAAGTTTCCATCGCAGCACGTTGTGCACCCGACTTTAAAGCTTGATAAGCACCGCTCTGTATCTCGTCGGTTGCAATGAGGAACATCCACACATGCTCGTCTTTAAAGCAGTTGTTGCGCCATTGAGTGTAGATACTTTCAAGGTTAAGTTCTGCATATTGGAGATTAGAATAAATCTTTTTTTCAGATAAAGCCGTAGAACTTTCTTCAGTAAGAAAATCTGAACAAGATGTAAAAAGAGTGATACAACCTGTAACTAGTGGCACTATAATGTGTTTTATATTAATTTTCATGACTCTAATTGATTCAAAATGAGGTTAAAGACTAAAGTTAAGACCAAAAACAAACATCTTTGTTGGAGGATATTTGCTATCTCCTAATTCTGGATCGAAGCCTTTATAAGGAGTGATGCAGAAGAGATTAGATGCTGTGAAGTACACTTTCAACGAGTTAACTTTTATAGATGAGAGGATACTTCTTGGCACTTGGTAACTCAATGATAGAGTTGAGAGTCTTAGATATGACGCATTTTGGATAGAGAAATCAAGGTCAGAGGGTGAAACTCTATTGAATAATGTAACATTATCTATTACTCTTGGGAATTTAGCACCTGTATTTTGAGGTGTCCAACGATCGAGTAAATCAGTTGAAGCACTGCTTACACCAGTACTGTTGATAAGGCTTTCGTAGTAAGAGCTAATTCTTTTTGCTCCAACAGAATAGTTGAACACAGTGTTAAGTGTTAAGCCTTTCCAAGTAATATCAGTAGAGAAACCACCATAGAACTTAGGAGTTGTAGTTCCAACAATCTCTCTATCCTTTTGATCAATCACCTTATCGTTGTTGATATCGGCAGGGAATAGGTCGCCAAGAGCCACCGTTTTGCCGTTATAGTTCACGCCTTCCCATTGAGAGCGGTTGCTTTCGTTAGCAATTCCGCCTGTGCGATAAGTATAAATAGTGTGTAAAGGTTTGTTTAAGAAGATGTTTCCTTCTCTATAAGTGTCGTTCAATATCTCCTTAACGCCACCATATAGACGGGTAATCTTATTGCGGTCGAGTGATAAGTTCGCACCAACATTCCATTGCCAGTCTTTAGTTTGGATAGGAGTTGCATTCACAGTGAATTCCAAACCACGGTTAGTCATGGTACCGATGTTCTCCCAAGTGTTGGTATAACCAGATGTTCTGTTAAGCGAGTGGTTCATTAAAAGATCGTCGTTGGTTATGAAGAAGGCATCAACGCTCATGCTAAGGCGGTTATTCCACATAGCAATATCAAGTCCAAAGTTCGTTTGTCGTTGCTTTTCCCATGTAATTCCAGGTGTTCCTCGGCGTCCACTTGTGCGATAAGAGGCCACTCCATTAGATATTTGAGGGTAATAAAGTGTTAGATAAGCATAGTTTTCAATATCTTGATTACCTGTGACACCATAGCCTGCACGTATCTTTAACTTGTTAAGCCAAGAGCTATAAGGTTGCATAAACTGCTCTCCAGCCATGTTCCAGGCGAGCGAGAATGAAGGCATTAAGCCCCATTTGTGACCTGTACCAAACTTAGATGAACCATCATAGCGTGCAGTAAAGGTAGCAAAGTAGCGGTTGTCGTAGTCGTAGTTCACACGAGATATGAATGATACTAGACTACTATTAGCGAAATCAGAATCGATTAAACGCTTTTCTAAGTTAGCTGCTCCGCTCAACTTGTGATAAGTTAGGTCGTTACTTGCAAATCTACTACCACCTGCAAGGGTATAGTTGTTAATTGTTCTACTTGTACTTGTGCCCAAAATAGCGTTGAGTTGGTGTTTGTCCCACATTGTAACATAGCTCAAAGAGTTATCCCATTGCCATGTTGTGGTGCTCCAACGCTCGTGTTTAGAAAATGCATCTCCGTTGTTGTTACGTTCAGTTTCTTGAATACCTGTTGGTATATATTCAAACCAAGCCTGTGTAGTGTGATTCAAAGAGAAGGTCGAACGTATGTTGAAACCCTTGAAAGGATTGATGTTGATGTAGTTAACTGAAGTCAAATAGTTGCGTTGTCTGTCTTGAGAAATCTCCAATGAGTTGAACGGATTGAAGTCGTTATTGTTCTGTTCAGTATGTGCTCTCCAGTAAAGTGTTCTGTAATCCTTTAAGTGGCGAGTTGCATCTGCTTCATAAGGAGCATAATCAATCATGGGGTTTGCCCATAAAGACTTGTTGAATACGTTATCAGAAGGAACGTTATCTTCAGTGTATGTGAAAGAAGTATTAGTGCCAATCTTCACCCATTGATTAATGCTTGCGTCAGCATTAACACGACCTGTGTAGCTTTTTTGGTGTGTATTAAGAATAACACCCTTTGTGTTGGTAGTGTTTAAGCTAACATAAAGGTTGGTGCCTTCGGTAGCTTTAGAGAAGCTAAGAGTGTGGTTTTGCTTGATACCTGTTTGCGAAACACGATCGAGCCAGTTATAAGTTTTACCCGAATTGTAGCCTGCAAGCTCTTCTTCTGCAAAGGCCATGTTGTTCTTTAGTAATACATTATCTATATAAGACTGGCGGTCTGCTGTTGGATTGTTATACATATAGCCGTTCGCAAACGCCTCAAGCCTCAAGTCGTAAAGCTGTTGTGTGTTCATTGTTGCAGGACGATGACCCATTGTAGTCACGCCAATCCAACCATCATAAGATATTTGTCCTTTACCTTGTTTTGCCTTTTTAGTTGTGATAACCACTACACCATTAGCTCCACGAGAGCCATATAGGGCAGTAGCAGATGCGTCTTTAAGTACTTGAATCTCCTCAACATCGTTTGGATTGATAGAGTTAAAGAAGTTAAAGGCATCGCTCATCACCATACCATCAACTACATAGATAGGATTACTGCCTGAGTTAATGGTGTTAGTACCACGAATTTTGATGCCAGCACCATCAGATGGGCTTTGGCCTGGTGTGATAAATACACCTGCAACACGTCCTTGTAGAGCTTCATTGATAGAAGTTGCAGGCTTTTGATTAAGTGTTTGAGAGTTTACTGTAGACAATGAACCCGTAAGATCGCTACGTTTCATCGCTGTTCCTACCACGATTACCTCGTCGATGTTTTCGTTTTTCTCAGCTAATACCACAGTCATCTCATTGGTAGAGTTCACCTTTCGAGTTGCTGTAACATATCCAATGCCCGAGAAAGTCAGGACGTCGTTTTCGTTTGCTTTGACTTCAAAGCGACCATTAGCGTTGGTTACCACCGACTGAATTTTGCTTTTTACAATAATACCAACAAGTGGTTCTTGGGCATTATCAGTAACAAGTCCTTTCACGATCAGTTCTTGTGCCATTGCAGTAGCAACCGAAAGCCATCCTAAAAGTGTCAGAATAAAAAATGATTTTGTCTTCATGATGTTCTGGTGTAATTTTAATATTGTCTGATTGTTTGGGTTTTATATGAAGTTAATTCAATTCTTTGTTTGCAAAATTAACTTTTTAGGGCTAAGGATTCTTGCACATATCATTCAAAAAATATAATAATTGTGGCAAAGTGCTGGGTAATCTTAAATTTATCTTTCATGATTTAAAAGTTTAAGGTGGGCGTGTGAGGCATAGAATACGAAAGTTCGCATTCTTTTTGTTCATTTGTTTTTTTTGGTATTAATCTAGAATTGTGAATTTCCCCTGCAAATATAAGTCATAAATTTCAATTGACATTATTTGTTATTTATATTTTATCTAATGATTTTTCTTACGTTACATATATTGTTTGGCTATTGTGTTTATTCCCAAGTTGATAATATGTGATTATTATAACATTATTCAGAGTTGAAAGGAAACAAAAAAGGCATTTAAATCACGGGGGATTTAAATGCCTAATAGGATTGTTGTTAAGGATAATATTATTTCTTTTTAGGTTTACGACGTGCCCAACCATCCTCGCTAAAGTCTGGTTCTTCACCTCTTAGGTTCACCTTTTTCTCGTTAAAGAACTGACGCCAGTCGCCCAATTCTTCGCCTCTTTCAGTGTTATAACCTTTAGAGTTTCTTCCGCCTTGACGTCTTTCGCCATTTGAATTGCGTTGTCTTGAGCGTTTTTCGTATCTATTGTCCGAGTCGCCACCTGCATTTCTGCCACCAGTTGAGCGTCCTTTTTTGCCGTTAGATCCTTCTTCTGCGTCGTTACAACGAACCTCTCTATTCTTGTAAATGCTTCCGCTTAGAGCCTTCATCACCTTGTTTGCGTCTCTTTCAGGAACCTCAATGTAAGATATTTTGTCGAGAAGATCGATGTGACCAACTTGTTGTCTGCCCTTAACATTTTTGTTGATGAATTGCATTATCTCGCCTGGATAGAAGCCATCGGCCTTTCCTAGGTTGATGAAAAGACGCTTAAATCCCGACTCTACTGCACGAGGTGCACGGCGTTCGCCACTTCTTCGTTGTCCACTACCATCTCTTCTGTTGCCTTTCGAGCCTCGGTCTTCGCCTCTTCCTCTACTTGGTTTCTCGATAATAGGAGCGTTAGCATAGTATTCAAGGAATTTACCAAACTCCATACTAACAATCTTTTTGATGATATCTTCTTTGTCTACGTATTCAAAGTGACGATTGATTTCCGACAAGAAAGGTGCGATTTCTTCCTCGTTCACGTCTGCTTTCAATATTTGGTCCATCACCTTGTAAAGCTGTTTGCTGCATATTGCCTTTGCATCGGGTATTTCTCCTTCAACGAAAGCTTTGCTAATCACCTTTTCAATGGCGTGCATCTTACTGCGTTCACGGGTGTGCATAATCGAAATAGATGTACCTTTCTTACCTGCTCTACCTGTTCTTCCGCTTCGGTGAGTGTAACTTTCGATGTCATCGGGCAATCCAAAGTTGATAACATGTGTAAGATCATCAACGTCTAAGCCACGTGCTGCCACGTCGGTTGCAACGAGAAACTGCGTTGTATGCTTTCTAAATTTCTGCATAGTGAGGTCTCTTTGTTGTTGAGAGAGGTCTCCGTGCAGTGCTTCAGCGTTGTATCCATCGTGAATAAGCTTGTCGGCAATCTCTTGAGTTTCACGTTTTGTGCGACAGAAGATAATTGCAAAGATGCTTGGATAATAGTCTACGATGCGCTTTAGTGCAAGATATTTGTCCTTTGCGTTCACCATATAGTAGATATGATTAACACTTTCGGCTCCTTCGTTACGGCTTCCTACAACTATTTCCTTGTGGTTGGTGAGATAATTGCGTGCAATTCGCTCTATTTCTTTACTCATTGTAGCCGAGAAAAGCAAAGTGTTTCTATCTTTAGGAACACACTCTAAAATTTCGTTAATGCTTTCAGAGAAACCCATATTCAACATTTCATCGGCTTCATCTAGCACAACATTGGTTACATTTTCGAGCTTTGCCACCCCACGATGAATCAAATCGATGAGTCGTCCTGGTGTTGCTACAATTATTTGAGTACCTTTTTTAAGTGCTTTAATTTGTGTTTCAATAGATGTACCACCATAAACAGGCACCACAGTTAAGCCTTTGATATATTTAGAAAAGTCGCTTAAGCTGTCAGAAATCTGCAAACATAGCTCACGAGTAGGTGATAATATGAGTGCTTGAGTGTGCTTTTGTTGTGGATTAACTTTTTGAATGAGTGGTAAACCGTATGCTGCTGTTTTGCCAGTTCCTGTTTGTGCAAGTGCAATAACATCGTTACCTTCTCCTAATAAATATGGAATAACTTCTTCTTGTACAGGTGTTGGATGCTCAAAACCTAATTCTTCGATGGCTTGGCGAATCTCTTCGCTAATGCCTAACATTTCAAATGTCTTCAATTTTTCTTTTTTTTTATGATTAAAATTATTTGAGCATCTTGTGTGTCCCCGTCACAATAATGACACCATATATGCTCAACTTTCTATTAAAACAAAGGCTTCAACGCCATCTCTGCTCACTTGCAACGAGTGGGTTGAAGCCTTTATCGGGTGCAAAGGTAATAAAAATAATACAGAAAACGTGCTTTTTCTCGAACCTTTGCAATTTATTTTTCAATCGCCCTATGCTCAAGTCATTGGGCAAGGGGCTTCTGATTATTCTATTGGTGCGATGCTTTTTAGGCGCACACGGCAGTCTTCTAATATCGAGTTAAGCTCGTTTACAGTGTTAGCTCTTAGCATAGCGATGCGGGTTTGCTTAAAGTCTGGAATGCCTTTGAATATCGGACTTGATGCAAGATGACGTCGAGTGTGAAGTATTCCACGATATTCGTCGATCTTTTCGACATTTATTTCGAGTTGTTCTTTTAAGATATCGATTTTGTCGTCGATAGTAAGAGCCGTGTTCGTGCCATCAATTCCTTGAATCAACTCATTCATTTCCTTAAACACCCATGGGCGTCCAAAGGTAGCTCTACCCACCATTACAGCGTCAACGCCATATTGTTCGAAAGCCATTTTCGCCTCTTCGGCAGTGGTGATGTCACCATTTCCGATGATAGGGATATGAATTCTGGGATTGTCTTTCACCTCTTTTATAAGCGACCAGTCGGCATTTCCCGTGTACATTTGCGCCCTTGTTCGGCCGTGAATGGTTAGGGCTTCGATACCACAATCTTGTAATTGTTCGGCAAGAGTTGTGATAACCAAGTTCTCGCTGTCCCAACCTAGGCGGGTTTTTACCGTTACAGGCGTTTTAACTGCTTTGACAACCTCTCTCGTAATGTCTAACATAAGGGGTATATTGCGCAACATTCCCGATCCAGCTCCTTTGCTTGCCACCTTCTTAACAGGGCAACCAAAGTTCAAATCGATAACATCTGGCGACACCTGTTCAACGATTTTGGCCGCCTCTACCATCGATTCTACATCACGACCATATATCTGAATGCCCACAGGTCGTTCGCTATCTGCAATAGAAAGCTTGTTGATGGTAGATTTTATGTTGCGCACTAATGCTTCAGCACTAACGAATTCGGTATATACCATCGCTGCTCCGAAACGCTTACAAAGCATTCGAAAGCCTATATCTGTTACGTCTTCCATTGGCGCAAGGAACAAAGGTTTCTCGCCAAGGTCTATATTTCTTATCTTCATTGTTAATTTATTCGTGTGTAAGAGCCATCGCCCTTTTTGTTGATATATTATTGGTTATCCTTAAATGTCTTTTTGTGTGGTGGACTATAACATTAATAAATGATAGCTTCCGCCTGCCATTGCCCTCACAATACCTTTCATTTCTAGTTCGAAGAGCACTGCCGATAGTTTACCAATGGATAGGTCTGTTTGTGCAAGGAGTATATTTATTTGTAGGTTGTTGTGTTTTTTTAGAATGTCAACCACCTTTTGTTCGTCGGCATTGAGTGTGGGAAACAATTCTCGTTCAATACCTTTTTCTTTTGCTTTGTTGAGCAATGAGATGTTCTCCCAATTCATATTTACCACCAAGTCGTTAGCCGAAGTGATGAGAGCCGCCCCATTTTGAGCAATAAGAGCGTTGCACCCTTCGCTATAAGGGGCACCTACTGCCCCAGGAAAGGCAAAAACATCTCTCGAATAGTCCTTCGCAATACCTGCAGTTATCAAGCCTCCGCCCTTCAAAGCACTCTCCACTAAGATACAAGCATCGCACATTCCAGCCACAATTCGATTTCTTCTCACAAAATTCATCTTGTCGGCTTTCGTGTTGGTGCAATACTCTGTGAGCAATCCTCCATGCGAAAGCATTTGCAATGCCGTTTCTTTATGAGCGTGAGGGTATAGGTAATCGAGTCCATGAGCCAACACTCCAACCGTTTCAAAATGATAATCGAGAGCCATGCGATGTGCATTGATGTCTACACCATAAGCCAAACCGCTCACAATAAGCACGTCGGGACAGAGCCTTTGCAATTCCATTATTAGATGTTTAATGAGGTCTTGCCCATAATGCGTGCATTTTCTTGTTCCCACAATCGATATAATGCGTTGCTTATTGAGGTTTGCCGATCCTTTATAGAAAAGGGTTAATGGTGCATCTACGCATTCTTTTAATCGTTGTGGATATCGTTCGTCGCCCCAGCAAAGCACCTCTACACCATTGTTTTGCGCCCAAGAGAATTCTTGCTCGGCTTGAATTAAGACACGATCAGCATTTTTAAGCGTTTCAATCAGTTTGTCCGAGGCATCGGGGAGCACATCTTTTATATTGTTTCGATGTTCTATGATGGCAGTTGCCGAGCCCAGTTTTTGTAGTATTTCGAGCGTTTCAGACAGCTTGTAAAAGCCCATCTTGCTCACTGCTATGGCGTTGATTATTTCTTGAGGTGTAGCTTTCATTTTAAGGTGGGGTGGGGCTTGAAGGTTGATTTTATGTTTTTTTGAGCAAGAACGGCTCAAGAATAGCATCTAATTCCTCACTCCTTCCAAGACGATTGTTAATGATGCAAGCCACGTCTACACTGGCTCTAAAGCACAATTGTCGTGTAGTGGCATTGTAAATGTCTTGATGAAAAGTGTAACGAATACCCTCTTTAGTGAGGTTGAGGCACGATTCGAAAGTGTCGTTGCTGCGCAATGGTGTTTTATATTGTAGGTTCATGCGAGCCACAACAGCATCGATTCCATTGTTATGAAGCTCTGTAAAGTTTGCACCAGCATGTTTTAAGAATTCGTGTCGTGTGTGTTCTATGTAGTGAAGATAGTTAGCATTGTTCACAATACCCTGCAAGTCGCATTCATAGTCACGAACGCTCATCTTCATTGTAAATACATATTCCATTTTTATCTTATTTAAATTTATATCTCACTTATTGTTGCTTGTCGTGCAAGAGCGCAAAAAATCGAATCCAAAACGGCATCTCAAGCAGTCTTTCTTTGTGCAATACTCGTTGTTTAGCTGAAGAAGAGCCTGAGTATCGCCTGCCGATTCGATCTTAAAACCACTTTTTTCCCAGTGCGTAATGATGTGGTTTTGTTCTGGTTGAAGCTGTTCCCACAATTCAATTGCATCGTTGCACAACTGCGCTTTGTTGCTATATTTGCCATAAGCGAACAGCAAAGGCACGATGGTGTTGATGATAATAAGTTCTATCGAGCCTTTTGTTAGCTGTTTAGAAGTCTTTTTCGAGTGTGTTCCGAACGTGTAGTGATGTTGCCAATAGTTGCTTGTTTCAAAGCAAAACATCTTTTGAATAGAGACAATGTCTTTGTTTTCGAGAATGGCTCGCCAACCTATTTGTCGCAGATGATATAGACTTGCTAGCTGAGCGATGCGTAGATGGGGGAAATTTTGTGGTCGAAGACGTAAAAATCTCCACTGCGAAGCCCTCATAGAAGACAGAGAAAACTTGTGCGAAAGATAGTTATACTCTTGCTCGAGTCTTGTGAAATAAGGGTCGTTTGCTATCTTTTGGCTCTGAACTTCATTCATCTGACTTTTATCTAACAAGCCCGCAAGTCCTAAAAACAATGCCTCAACCTGCAACAAGTCGTCTCGATGGTGATCTATTGCGTGCAATGGCACATTGAAAGCCCATTCTTCGAAGGCGTTATTGTTGATTCCAAAGCCGAAATTTCGTGCAAGGGTTACGAAGAAAACCTGCTCCCACGAGCTGTTACACTTGTCGAGTCGTTCAAAAATAGCCTTTGTTTTGCGTTCCAATCGCTCAGTTTGCAATGCGCAAAGCCACGCTCTTTGCTTAATTTTAGGCATGTTGGCAGCATGCAGATAGCATGGCGGTTGCTGTGTGTTGGGCTTGATTAACTTTTGATAAGAGGTCTCTATTTGAGGCGGAATGGTAAGCTTTATTTGTTCTAATTGTCGTCCTTTGCTCGTTATGGCAGTGGTGTCAATCTCTGCACATACATGAAGAATGACGTTATCGTAGCGTTCATCGGTGTCGTGATGATGCAAAAACCATTCTGAAGCCTTGCAATGAATCTCTACATTGCCCACCCATTCGGTGTTGTCGATTCGTATTTTCGCATTGAAAAAGTCGGGACCAGCGTTAGTGTTATACCTCCCTTGATCGATTATTTCAACGTTTTTGCCCTCTGTTGTAACGAACTTTGAGAGCGAAAATAGTTTGTTTTTCCAAATGTAGTGTAGCAGTTGTTCCATGGTTAAGACGTAGTTTGAATGTTACAAAGTTAATTATTTTTTATTTGTTATGCAATAGAAAAGAACGAGAACCTTTGGTAATGAAATAAATGAGTAAAGTCTTTGTGTAGAGGCTATTAACCCTTTGTTTTTGAAAAGCATTGATATTGTGTTTCAAAAGCAGTCCTTTTAGATTGTAAAAACAATGCAATTGAGAGGTAAAATCATTGCTTTTGAAGATCAATAAAAAAGATGTGATTTTGTATATAAAAAAATAGAATATCAAAAAAAGTCTGTATTTATTTCTATAATCATACTGGTTAGACGTTAAAAAAATAATTATTTTGAACAAATCCATATTAAAATAATATGATATTATAGTTTTTTTGTATTTTTGCATGCGAGAATTTTAAATACTCAAGGAGTTTTTTTGTTTATCTTTCTGTAGTGATACCATAAGATAAATCAAGATTTCGTAACAAAAAAAATAATCATTAATGACAAGAAAGAGTGCATCAAGCCAAACAAGAAAAATGTTTTTCTTGTTTTTATTTAATGCTGTCCTCCTATTTTTTTCTCATTCTTTGAATGCAGGAGCACAAGTATTAAACAAAAATTTCTCTATCTCTTTTAAAGAAAAGAGCGTTGCTTACATCTTAGATTTCTTATCTAGTAAAGGCGAATACAAGGTGAATTATACCGATGATGTGAAGAACGACTCATTAACTCTAACAATATCATTTGATAATGTGGATGAATTGAGTGCTGTTCAAAGCGTTTTGAAAGGTACATCTTTTACCTATAATGTAGATGGAAAAGCTATTAATGTGTTCAAAATGCAAAAGAACACAGCAGGTAAATACACCCTTAAAGGCTTTGTAAAAGATAAAGATGGTGGAGGTGTTCCACTTGCTACAGTGCAAATTAAAGGTACTTCGATAGGAACAAGTGCCGACATGGATGGTAACTTTACACTTCTTGTAGATAAAGAACATGGTGATGTAACCATATCGAGCGTTGGTTATGAAACAAAAACGCTTAAATACGACACCAATAAACATTTAACAATAACCCTTCCTTCATCGGCTTATATGGTGGGCGAGGTGTC
This genomic window contains:
- a CDS encoding TonB-dependent receptor; translated protein: MKTKSFFILTLLGWLSVATAMAQELIVKGLVTDNAQEPLVGIIVKSKIQSVVTNANGRFEVKANENDVLTFSGIGYVTATRKVNSTNEMTVVLAEKNENIDEVIVVGTAMKRSDLTGSLSTVNSQTLNQKPATSINEALQGRVAGVFITPGQSPSDGAGIKIRGTNTINSGSNPIYVVDGMVMSDAFNFFNSINPNDVEEIQVLKDASATALYGSRGANGVVVITTKKAKQGKGQISYDGWIGVTTMGHRPATMNTQQLYDLRLEAFANGYMYNNPTADRQSYIDNVLLKNNMAFAEEELAGYNSGKTYNWLDRVSQTGIKQNHTLSFSKATEGTNLYVSLNTTNTKGVILNTHQKSYTGRVNADASINQWVKIGTNTSFTYTEDNVPSDNVFNKSLWANPMIDYAPYEADATRHLKDYRTLYWRAHTEQNNNDFNPFNSLEISQDRQRNYLTSVNYININPFKGFNIRSTFSLNHTTQAWFEYIPTGIQETERNNNGDAFSKHERWSTTTWQWDNSLSYVTMWDKHQLNAILGTSTSRTINNYTLAGGSRFASNDLTYHKLSGAANLEKRLIDSDFANSSLVSFISRVNYDYDNRYFATFTARYDGSSKFGTGHKWGLMPSFSLAWNMAGEQFMQPYSSWLNKLKIRAGYGVTGNQDIENYAYLTLYYPQISNGVASYRTSGRRGTPGITWEKQRQTNFGLDIAMWNNRLSMSVDAFFITNDDLLMNHSLNRTSGYTNTWENIGTMTNRGLEFTVNATPIQTKDWQWNVGANLSLDRNKITRLYGGVKEILNDTYREGNIFLNKPLHTIYTYRTGGIANESNRSQWEGVNYNGKTVALGDLFPADINNDKVIDQKDREIVGTTTPKFYGGFSTDITWKGLTLNTVFNYSVGAKRISSYYESLINSTGVSSASTDLLDRWTPQNTGAKFPRVIDNVTLFNRVSPSDLDFSIQNASYLRLSTLSLSYQVPRSILSSIKVNSLKVYFTASNLFCITPYKGFDPELGDSKYPPTKMFVFGLNFSL
- a CDS encoding T9SS type A sorting domain-containing protein, with amino-acid sequence MNYRLPIMLLVATLSSTGLKAADKVEKPTFSKVTIPTTSNMFQGNHAFADINADGKMDLLVKGRNLDKDWNPEVFTLINTGQSLSTKIPFEISNGWHKVVTPIDYNNDGYPDMLLSASRGAELYRNEMGKKMVKVSNFTIEDIELDNDDNKEIRYTGLVSVADFNSDGWQDIVTFDKSGNPVLYLNNQGTGSFTKKNNSGLAAQRNGTLAATDFNNDGYIDLAISGWSDSAGGTYLSVYKNNGDGTFTDIKADTSVGGSVAGTEKGQIMWVDANADGLMDLFITGASSLYSWNSKALLYLNNGNNTFTKNKTDFVGVKKSGAAWCDLNNDGTTDIIYAGETQDGKAKTVVALGKQDGSFEVYDNLLSGVRSGAAISIFDYNGNGSAEVAYMGWGDNEKFAVYTNANTQTLNTRPTAPTNLQIQNEADGALLTWNAGTDKETPVAALRYNVFVKLKNGQVFTIIPANITTGSLIIPDANNAISTRSFKVKASTSDIESWGVQTIDQAKSTSSFAVAQTTGINNTTVQEGNADVTFTQNGFQINATQDAHIYLYDVAGNLLEQQTIKNNTSYTSHLPKGVYILKVQTNKKNQTFKVISK
- a CDS encoding RagB/SusD family nutrient uptake outer membrane protein → MKINIKHIIVPLVTGCITLFTSCSDFLTEESSTALSEKKIYSNLQYAELNLESIYTQWRNNCFKDEHVWMFLIATDEIQSGAYQALKSGAQRAAMETFDANLNSQHERITNEWNNRWPCVTSAAKIIHALNNNSLQTNKEQAKIYGEASFLRGCVDYQLAMYWGRIPTIDMGKTEQLGYGRQSLKDTWQFIINDFQEAAKYCPETQKPGRATRWAALTMLGKALMSAPEETGLRDFAKAQECFDEIIKSGKFRLNEDFADLWDYNKQNTPESIFEFQFKNASPDNNQIQFQIGSRAAQSKFTDACYFAGYDHAVPTKYAYSTKADGGVWEDGDLRMAESIRTDFTWFNGETPTLQGLEWEGLGNDYDELLPHIKKYEDFRTDSHSGLGVNNMWHSGKNIPWLRYADVLLLNAECLNELGRTTEAINLINTTIRKRAWGGSLPADKQWTAMSKEEFRTQIMDERMRELFGEQWRRIDLVRTGNFEKLVKQRNEWSKRFATIHSYNTILPIPLTELQQNPDMKETDQNEGYK